One part of the Paraglaciecola sp. L3A3 genome encodes these proteins:
- the rbfA gene encoding 30S ribosome-binding factor RbfA has product MAREFSRTDRVGQQIHKEIASILQNEFKNRDPRLGMVTVSAVEVSRDLAYAKIFVTFFENDEAQIQNYLDILVDNKGYIRTLLAGRMRMRAVPAIKFVRDGSLAEGIRISNLVDDTISKDVERAERAGHGSEEAPTQNDADKLSDE; this is encoded by the coding sequence ATGGCTAGAGAATTTTCAAGAACTGACAGAGTTGGTCAACAAATTCATAAAGAAATTGCCAGTATTTTACAGAATGAGTTCAAGAACCGTGACCCTAGATTAGGTATGGTTACTGTTTCTGCAGTAGAAGTATCTAGAGATTTGGCCTATGCCAAAATTTTTGTCACTTTCTTCGAGAATGATGAAGCTCAAATTCAAAATTATCTCGATATTCTAGTGGATAATAAAGGCTATATTCGTACTTTATTAGCAGGACGTATGCGTATGCGTGCGGTGCCAGCCATAAAATTTGTCCGTGATGGTTCGTTGGCTGAAGGTATTCGTATCTCTAATTTAGTAGACGACACAATCTCTAAAGATGTTGAGCGGGCTGAACGTGCTGGTCACGGTTCAGAAGAAGCTCCAACACAAAATGATGCTGATAAACTGTCTGACGAGTAG
- the truB gene encoding tRNA pseudouridine(55) synthase TruB, whose amino-acid sequence MARKRKGRLVNGIILLNKPLGGSSNHALQQVKRLFNAAKAGHTGALDPLATGMLPICLGEATKFSQFLLDADKTYSVTAKLGVRTTTSDADGEVVETKPVEVSETQLQTACEQFKGSIKQVPSMFSALKHQGKPLYFYARQGIDIPREARDIVIYSLSIDRFAGDEVDMTVHCSKGTYIRSLVDDLGQVLGCGAFVSRLDRTQVTDYPVDKMLTFEQLQALRDKIDPEQQDLLDDATFAELDQYLIPMDSAVKTLGSVELELIAEGYFRNGNPVNFMGNNSHQEQALVRVYSQDSGRFLGVGFIDEDGKVAPKRTVVWE is encoded by the coding sequence ATGGCTAGAAAAAGAAAAGGCCGTTTAGTTAACGGCATCATATTATTAAATAAACCTTTAGGCGGCTCTTCAAATCATGCCTTACAACAGGTTAAGCGATTATTTAATGCTGCAAAAGCTGGGCATACAGGTGCACTAGATCCTCTTGCTACAGGTATGTTGCCAATTTGTTTAGGTGAAGCCACTAAGTTTTCTCAGTTTTTATTAGACGCTGATAAAACCTATTCAGTAACTGCCAAGTTAGGTGTAAGAACCACCACGTCTGACGCCGACGGTGAAGTGGTAGAAACTAAACCCGTAGAGGTTAGTGAAACTCAACTTCAAACAGCATGTGAGCAGTTTAAAGGCTCAATTAAACAAGTTCCTTCAATGTTTTCTGCCTTAAAACACCAAGGTAAACCTTTGTATTTTTATGCCCGTCAAGGCATAGATATTCCTCGTGAAGCTCGAGATATTGTGATTTACAGTTTATCTATTGATCGCTTTGCAGGTGATGAAGTGGATATGACGGTACACTGTAGTAAAGGGACTTACATACGCTCATTAGTTGACGATTTAGGCCAAGTTTTAGGTTGCGGTGCTTTTGTTAGCCGTTTAGATCGTACTCAGGTAACTGACTATCCAGTTGACAAAATGTTAACCTTTGAACAGTTACAAGCCTTAAGAGATAAGATTGATCCTGAACAACAAGACTTGTTAGATGATGCAACCTTTGCAGAACTGGATCAATACTTAATCCCTATGGATTCAGCGGTAAAAACTTTAGGTTCAGTAGAGTTAGAATTGATTGCTGAGGGGTACTTCAGAAATGGCAATCCTGTTAATTTTATGGGGAATAATTCCCATCAAGAACAGGCTTTAGTCAGAGTATATAGTCAAGACAGCGGTCGATTTTTAGGTGTGGGTTTTATTGACGAAGATGGAAAAGTTGCCCCCAAACGCACTGTAGTTTGGGAGTAA
- the rimP gene encoding ribosome maturation factor RimP encodes MSQLEQKLTDMLTAPVEALGFEMVGVEFIRAGKHSTLRVYIDHPDGIAVEHCVEVSHQASAVLDVEDPISVEYNLEVSSPGMDRPLFKEAHYATCLGEIVSLRTRMPIGDRRNFKGKVLACESGNLTLEIDNQTHVLAIANIEKGNLVPSFD; translated from the coding sequence TTGTCGCAACTCGAACAAAAGCTGACAGACATGTTAACCGCACCTGTAGAAGCATTAGGCTTTGAAATGGTAGGCGTGGAATTTATCCGTGCAGGTAAACATTCAACTTTACGTGTTTATATTGATCACCCAGATGGGATAGCGGTTGAACATTGTGTAGAAGTGAGTCATCAAGCAAGTGCTGTATTGGATGTTGAAGATCCAATTAGTGTTGAATATAACTTAGAAGTCTCTTCTCCAGGTATGGATAGGCCTTTATTTAAAGAAGCCCATTATGCGACTTGTTTAGGTGAGATAGTTTCACTTAGGACAAGAATGCCTATCGGCGATAGACGTAATTTTAAAGGAAAAGTGTTGGCTTGCGAATCAGGCAACTTAACATTAGAAATTGATAACCAAACACATGTTTTGGCTATTGCAAATATAGAGAAAGGTAATCTAGTCCCGTCTTTTGATTAA
- a CDS encoding TonB-dependent receptor, translated as MKKTLNSKVLPISLAISSALYSNLGYSQEVDNTEVIQVSGIRSSLTESMDIKKNAASIQDSIVAEDIGKFPDQNVAESLQRISGVMISRTNGEGSKVTVRGFGPKFNAVKVNNRTIATTDRGRDFDFQVLPSELISGADVIKASRANIAEGSLGAYVNVSTARPLNNPGMHAVGSVNMKYNDLSEELDPKFSGIFSNTFNDDTFGVLVGLSQVQSTSRIDSAATNLWASFQADNTEYAPGPISDVNGAPVTSGSIFYPGRAEYNLSEEKRERTSANVTLQWAPSSDVTHTFDYLYSDLSRQEFSNGMQVPLQYSGWTDVVISENQTALSATKESSPIDGLFKQVGQDSTTEVFGFNSEIFANRWAFEGDLSYSKATSDPKGNTFVPHYINHTVDQSIPGQELGLTDADYIKFDATQGDVIAIDSTIDVGDPRSVRAHWNDVRHNELKDEVFEAKFDASYDFEGDIDYIQSVDFGISYTDRKKSQITFKNENGCSNQNIEDEIAKAATNTCGTSRLMSDGLFSINKDSGFLSDVSGNFPREFVIINDLDQFITDIGTLRSEPDWAEELLDEAASVENTEEVLALYTQANFETEFSSFDLTGNFGARYVQTDVSSTGHRKDRISVEKFVDPTRPDTGDGIVLEVEYTDPRPVTENNDYNHLLPSLNVALDYRNGFYVKGAAAQVITRPSLADTGVNKSYNNDRAESFSQSGGNPFLEPYKATQFDLSFEYYHDSGSAYSLNFFHKDITSFISTRTYQEDTGVDIEGWGDLIETITEKGNRTGGTVTGFEIAGLHYFDYLPGFWDGFGVQANYTYTSSEDKDAAAEQLDLDGVKAAGSGLEGFSENSYNVIAFYEKDGFQARLAYNWRDSFLAARQGARSNGTLAEHVEAYGQFDFSTSYDINESFTVNFEAINLTDENILEYADVRERVTLVQYSGVRYQLGLTAKF; from the coding sequence ATGAAAAAAACACTCAACTCTAAAGTTCTACCTATTAGTTTAGCAATATCTAGTGCCTTATATTCCAACCTAGGTTATTCACAAGAAGTAGATAACACTGAAGTTATTCAAGTTTCAGGTATTCGTAGCAGCTTGACTGAATCAATGGATATAAAGAAAAACGCAGCTTCTATTCAAGACAGCATTGTGGCTGAAGATATTGGTAAATTCCCTGATCAAAACGTTGCAGAATCATTGCAACGTATCTCAGGTGTGATGATTTCTCGTACCAATGGTGAAGGTTCTAAAGTAACTGTGCGTGGATTTGGTCCAAAATTTAATGCAGTTAAAGTAAACAACAGAACGATTGCTACTACAGATCGTGGTCGTGATTTTGATTTCCAAGTTTTACCATCTGAACTTATTTCTGGTGCTGATGTAATTAAAGCTTCTAGAGCGAATATTGCTGAAGGTAGTTTAGGCGCATATGTTAATGTCAGTACTGCACGTCCTTTAAATAATCCAGGCATGCATGCTGTTGGCTCAGTCAACATGAAATACAATGATTTATCTGAAGAATTAGATCCAAAATTTTCAGGTATATTCAGTAACACCTTTAATGATGATACTTTTGGTGTGTTAGTGGGGTTATCGCAAGTTCAATCAACCAGCCGTATTGACTCAGCTGCCACTAACTTATGGGCAAGTTTTCAAGCCGATAATACTGAATATGCACCAGGTCCAATTAGTGATGTTAACGGTGCGCCAGTAACATCGGGCTCTATTTTTTATCCTGGTCGTGCTGAGTACAATTTATCAGAAGAAAAACGTGAACGTACCAGTGCCAACGTAACATTACAATGGGCACCTAGTTCAGACGTTACTCATACATTTGATTACTTGTATTCAGATCTTAGTCGCCAAGAATTTAGTAATGGTATGCAAGTACCATTACAATATTCAGGTTGGACAGATGTAGTAATATCAGAAAACCAAACAGCACTATCAGCTACCAAAGAAAGTAGCCCAATCGATGGTTTATTTAAACAAGTTGGACAAGACTCAACGACTGAAGTGTTTGGTTTTAATAGTGAAATATTCGCAAATCGTTGGGCATTTGAAGGTGACCTTTCCTATTCTAAAGCGACATCAGATCCCAAAGGAAACACCTTTGTACCTCACTACATTAATCATACAGTTGATCAAAGCATCCCTGGCCAAGAATTGGGATTAACCGATGCTGATTACATCAAATTTGACGCAACCCAAGGTGATGTCATTGCTATCGATTCAACTATTGATGTTGGCGACCCTCGCAGTGTACGTGCTCACTGGAACGATGTACGTCACAATGAATTAAAAGATGAAGTATTTGAAGCAAAATTTGATGCTAGTTATGATTTCGAAGGTGATATAGATTACATTCAATCTGTTGATTTCGGTATTTCATATACTGATCGTAAAAAATCACAAATTACTTTCAAAAATGAAAATGGTTGCTCAAACCAAAATATTGAAGACGAAATAGCAAAAGCGGCAACCAATACTTGTGGTACTTCACGCTTGATGTCTGATGGCTTATTCTCAATCAATAAAGACAGTGGCTTTCTATCCGATGTGTCTGGAAATTTCCCTCGTGAATTTGTCATAATTAATGATTTAGACCAATTTATTACAGATATTGGTACATTGCGTAGCGAACCAGATTGGGCTGAAGAATTATTAGATGAAGCGGCTTCAGTAGAAAATACAGAAGAAGTATTAGCGCTTTACACTCAAGCTAATTTTGAAACTGAGTTCTCTAGCTTCGATTTAACCGGTAACTTTGGTGCTCGTTATGTGCAAACTGATGTATCTTCTACAGGTCATCGTAAAGATCGAATTAGTGTTGAAAAATTTGTAGACCCAACTCGCCCTGATACAGGTGATGGTATAGTGCTTGAAGTAGAATATACAGATCCTCGCCCCGTAACTGAAAACAATGACTACAATCATTTATTACCTAGCTTAAACGTGGCCCTTGATTACCGTAATGGATTTTATGTAAAAGGTGCAGCCGCTCAGGTTATTACACGTCCTTCTCTAGCTGACACAGGGGTAAATAAAAGTTACAATAATGACCGTGCAGAAAGCTTCAGTCAATCAGGTGGTAATCCTTTCTTAGAACCCTATAAAGCCACTCAATTTGATTTATCGTTTGAGTATTATCATGATTCAGGTAGTGCCTATTCATTAAACTTCTTCCATAAAGACATCACTAGCTTTATCTCCACTCGTACTTATCAAGAAGATACAGGTGTTGATATTGAAGGCTGGGGAGACTTAATCGAAACCATTACTGAAAAAGGCAACCGTACTGGTGGTACGGTAACTGGTTTCGAAATTGCTGGTTTGCATTACTTCGATTACCTACCAGGATTCTGGGACGGTTTCGGTGTCCAAGCTAACTATACTTATACATCAAGTGAAGACAAAGATGCCGCAGCCGAGCAACTTGACCTAGATGGCGTAAAAGCTGCTGGTAGTGGCTTAGAAGGTTTCTCTGAAAATTCATATAACGTTATTGCGTTTTACGAAAAAGATGGCTTCCAAGCACGTTTAGCTTATAACTGGCGTGATAGTTTCTTAGCCGCTCGTCAAGGTGCGCGTTCAAATGGTACTTTAGCTGAACATGTAGAAGCCTATGGTCAATTTGACTTCAGTACTTCTTATGATATCAACGAAAGTTTCACCGTTAACTTTGAAGCAATTAACTTAACTGACGAAAATATTCTTGAATATGCAGACGTTCGTGAACGTGTAACATTAGTTCAATATTCAGGTGTTCGTTATCAATTAGGTTTAACCGCTAAGTTCTAA
- the nusA gene encoding transcription termination factor NusA, giving the protein MNKEILLVAEAVSNEKQVPREKIFEALEFAIASATKKKNEGEIEVRVCIDRDTGSFDTFRRWLVVPDDHEQENPVAEMTISAAQIDEPDIQLGDYVEDQIESIAFDRITTQTAKQVIVQKVREAERDQVIAEYQDKVGELVTGTVKKVNRDNVIIDLGNNAEGVIYRDDMLPRETFRPGDRVRGLLYVIRPEARGAQLFISRTHPDMLVELFRIEVPEIAEETLEIKAAARDPGSRAKIAVKTNDKRLDPVGACVGMRGSRVQAVSGELSGERVDIVLWDDNPAQFVINAMAPAEVSSIVVDEDKQSMDVAVEPDNLAQAIGRSGQNVRLASQLTGWELNVMTTEDLKSKHEEENAKVLSVFTSGLDVDEDFASLLVDEGFTTLEEIAYVPVNELLEVEGLDEETVEELRNRARATLTTRALANEETLESAEPKEELLNLAGMDRHVAYMLASRGITDLEGLAEQGTDEISDIEELSEEKAGELIMAARNIVWFNEE; this is encoded by the coding sequence ATGAATAAAGAAATTTTGTTAGTGGCAGAAGCTGTATCAAATGAGAAGCAGGTTCCAAGAGAAAAAATCTTTGAGGCTTTAGAATTTGCCATCGCCAGTGCCACCAAAAAGAAAAATGAAGGCGAAATCGAAGTACGTGTTTGTATTGATCGAGACACAGGAAGTTTTGATACTTTCCGTCGTTGGTTAGTTGTACCTGATGATCATGAACAAGAAAATCCAGTTGCTGAAATGACAATTTCTGCTGCTCAAATAGATGAGCCAGATATTCAATTAGGCGATTATGTTGAAGATCAAATTGAATCAATTGCTTTTGATCGAATCACTACTCAAACGGCTAAGCAAGTTATTGTACAGAAAGTACGTGAAGCTGAACGTGATCAAGTTATCGCTGAATATCAAGATAAAGTAGGTGAGTTAGTAACAGGTACAGTTAAAAAGGTTAACCGTGATAATGTTATTATTGATTTAGGTAATAACGCTGAAGGTGTTATTTATCGCGATGATATGTTACCCCGAGAAACATTCCGTCCAGGCGATCGTGTGCGTGGTTTGTTATACGTTATCCGTCCAGAGGCTCGTGGTGCACAATTATTTATCAGCCGTACACATCCAGATATGTTGGTTGAATTATTCAGAATCGAAGTGCCAGAAATTGCTGAAGAAACCTTAGAAATTAAAGCAGCTGCACGAGATCCTGGTTCTAGAGCAAAAATTGCAGTGAAAACTAACGATAAACGTTTAGATCCTGTTGGTGCTTGTGTAGGTATGCGTGGTTCACGTGTACAAGCGGTATCCGGTGAATTAAGTGGCGAACGAGTCGATATCGTACTTTGGGATGATAATCCAGCTCAATTCGTAATTAATGCTATGGCACCTGCTGAAGTATCATCTATCGTGGTTGACGAAGATAAACAGTCAATGGATGTGGCAGTTGAACCAGATAATTTAGCTCAAGCAATTGGTCGAAGTGGACAAAATGTTCGATTGGCAAGTCAGTTAACTGGCTGGGAATTGAATGTTATGACGACTGAAGATCTTAAGTCTAAACATGAAGAAGAAAACGCTAAAGTGTTAAGTGTTTTCACTAGTGGTTTAGATGTTGATGAGGATTTTGCTTCTTTATTAGTAGACGAAGGTTTTACTACTCTAGAAGAAATAGCATACGTGCCAGTTAACGAGTTGTTAGAAGTAGAAGGTTTAGATGAAGAAACCGTTGAAGAGTTACGTAATAGAGCTCGTGCAACCTTAACCACTCGTGCCTTAGCCAATGAAGAAACACTTGAGTCTGCTGAACCCAAAGAAGAGTTATTAAATCTTGCGGGTATGGATAGACACGTAGCGTATATGTTGGCAAGTCGTGGCATTACAGATCTCGAAGGCCTTGCAGAACAAGGTACAGATGAGATTTCAGATATTGAAGAACTAAGCGAAGAAAAAGCGGGAGAGCTAATCATGGCTGCTCGTAATATCGTTTGGTTTAATGAAGAATAA
- the infB gene encoding translation initiation factor IF-2: protein MAEVSIEKLATDIGTSVERLVQQFKSAGITKVAGADVTEDEKRQLLDFLSKQHGGSGSEAPKRMTLQRKTTSTLSVGKSKSVNVEVRKKRTYVKRTDVEEAKMAEEEAKRLAEEQQAKLEAEQKAAEAAKAAAEEKAKKAAEAKAKADAERATRAEEAKKAAEARQAEENSLTPEEKAEQEKAQAEAEKIRKAQEEETQRKLEEDAKKAAEEAKKLADENSIRWKEEEERRKKQEKEEVHVHTNRYAQEAEDVDDIKSERGGRRRKKSKKNAGSDLKHAFNKPAKAVERIVKLGETITVGELGSKLAIKATEVIKTLMKMGEMVTINHVLDQETAVLVVEEMGHKYELVNDNALEDELIADATGGEKSSRAPVVTIMGHVDHGKTSLLDYIRRAKVADGEAGGITQHIGAYSVETDNGRIAFLDTPGHAAFTAMRARGATATDIVILVVAADDGVMPQTKEAVQHAKAAGVPLIVAVNKIDKEAADLDRVKTELSQIEVISEEWGGEHQFVNVSAKTGQGIDELLEAINLQAEVLDLQAVPSGPAKGIVIESRLDKGRGPVASVLIQEGELKLGDIMLCGEEYGRIRAMRDENGKDVKVAGPSTPVEILGLSGVPNAGENALVVQDERKAREVATKRHTKQREVKLAKQQKAKLENMFANMEAGDVSELNIVLKADVQGSIQAISDSLTKLSTDEVKVNIVGSGVGGITETDASLAAASSAIVVGFNVRADASARRIVETEEIDLRYYSIIYQLIDEVKQAMSGMLAPEFRQEIIGLAEVRDVFKSPKIGAIAGCMVTEGIVKRSNPIRVLRDNVVIYEGELESLRRFKDDVQEVRNGVECGIGVKNYNDVKAGDQIEVFEIVEVKREL, encoded by the coding sequence ATGGCAGAAGTATCCATAGAAAAACTCGCCACTGATATAGGCACTTCAGTTGAACGTTTGGTTCAACAATTCAAAAGTGCAGGTATTACTAAAGTAGCTGGTGCGGATGTAACTGAAGATGAAAAACGTCAGTTATTAGATTTTTTAAGTAAGCAGCATGGTGGTTCAGGTTCTGAAGCTCCAAAGCGGATGACATTGCAGCGTAAAACAACTAGCACGTTAAGTGTGGGTAAATCTAAATCTGTAAACGTTGAAGTACGTAAAAAACGTACTTACGTTAAACGTACAGATGTTGAAGAAGCCAAAATGGCCGAAGAAGAAGCTAAACGTCTGGCTGAAGAGCAGCAAGCTAAATTAGAAGCTGAACAAAAAGCCGCTGAAGCAGCAAAAGCTGCCGCTGAAGAAAAAGCTAAAAAAGCCGCAGAAGCAAAAGCGAAAGCTGATGCAGAACGCGCAACACGAGCAGAAGAAGCTAAAAAAGCGGCTGAAGCTCGTCAAGCTGAAGAAAATTCTTTAACGCCAGAAGAAAAAGCGGAACAAGAAAAAGCCCAAGCTGAAGCTGAAAAAATTCGTAAAGCTCAAGAAGAAGAAACGCAACGTAAGCTTGAAGAAGATGCAAAAAAAGCAGCGGAAGAAGCTAAAAAATTAGCAGACGAAAACTCTATTCGCTGGAAAGAAGAAGAAGAGCGCCGTAAGAAACAAGAAAAAGAAGAAGTGCATGTTCATACAAATCGTTATGCTCAAGAAGCAGAAGATGTTGATGATATTAAATCTGAACGAGGTGGACGTAGACGTAAGAAGTCTAAGAAAAATGCTGGTTCTGATCTGAAACATGCCTTTAATAAACCTGCTAAAGCTGTTGAGCGCATTGTTAAGTTAGGCGAAACCATTACTGTTGGTGAATTAGGTAGTAAGTTGGCAATTAAAGCCACTGAAGTTATTAAAACACTGATGAAAATGGGTGAAATGGTAACTATTAACCACGTTCTAGACCAAGAAACTGCTGTCTTAGTAGTTGAAGAAATGGGTCATAAATATGAACTTGTTAATGATAACGCATTAGAAGATGAGTTGATTGCAGATGCAACTGGCGGCGAAAAATCCAGTCGTGCACCCGTGGTAACTATCATGGGTCACGTTGACCATGGTAAAACATCTTTACTTGATTATATCCGCCGCGCGAAAGTTGCTGACGGCGAAGCTGGTGGTATTACCCAGCATATTGGTGCTTACAGTGTTGAAACTGATAACGGCCGTATTGCATTTTTGGATACTCCTGGTCACGCTGCGTTTACAGCTATGCGTGCTCGTGGCGCAACTGCGACTGATATCGTTATATTAGTTGTAGCCGCTGACGATGGTGTGATGCCACAAACTAAAGAAGCGGTACAACATGCTAAAGCTGCTGGTGTTCCGTTAATTGTTGCGGTTAACAAAATCGATAAAGAAGCTGCTGACCTAGACAGAGTGAAAACTGAATTATCGCAAATAGAAGTGATTTCAGAAGAGTGGGGCGGCGAACACCAGTTTGTTAACGTTTCTGCTAAAACAGGTCAAGGCATCGACGAATTGTTAGAAGCCATTAACCTACAAGCCGAAGTACTTGATTTACAAGCCGTGCCTTCTGGCCCTGCCAAAGGTATAGTGATTGAATCTCGTCTTGATAAAGGGCGTGGTCCAGTGGCTTCTGTTCTTATCCAAGAAGGTGAGCTTAAGCTTGGGGATATCATGTTATGTGGCGAAGAATACGGGCGTATTCGAGCTATGCGTGATGAAAATGGTAAAGACGTTAAAGTTGCGGGTCCCTCAACTCCAGTTGAAATACTCGGTTTGTCTGGTGTGCCAAATGCGGGTGAAAATGCATTAGTGGTTCAAGATGAACGTAAAGCTCGTGAAGTAGCGACTAAACGTCATACTAAACAGCGTGAAGTAAAACTAGCCAAGCAACAAAAAGCTAAACTAGAAAACATGTTTGCTAACATGGAAGCTGGTGATGTAAGCGAATTGAATATAGTACTTAAAGCTGACGTACAAGGTTCGATTCAGGCCATATCTGATTCTTTGACAAAACTGTCTACTGATGAAGTTAAAGTCAATATTGTGGGTAGTGGTGTAGGTGGTATTACCGAAACCGACGCAAGTCTAGCCGCAGCGTCTAGTGCAATTGTGGTTGGTTTTAACGTTCGTGCTGATGCTTCAGCTCGAAGAATCGTTGAAACTGAAGAAATTGACTTACGTTATTACAGCATCATTTATCAATTAATTGATGAAGTGAAGCAAGCCATGAGTGGTATGTTGGCGCCAGAGTTTAGACAAGAAATTATAGGTTTGGCTGAAGTACGTGATGTATTTAAGTCACCAAAAATTGGCGCAATCGCTGGTTGTATGGTTACTGAAGGTATTGTTAAACGTAGCAATCCTATTCGTGTATTACGTGACAATGTTGTTATTTATGAAGGTGAGCTTGAGTCATTAAGGCGCTTCAAAGATGACGTACAAGAAGTCCGTAATGGCGTTGAGTGTGGTATCGGTGTTAAAAATTACAACGATGTTAAAGCCGGTGACCAAATCGAAGTATTTGAAATTGTTGAAGTTAAGCGCGAGCTATAA
- a CDS encoding tryptophan halogenase family protein translates to MSTEQQIQTFVIVGGGTAGWISASILSRALAHLPCTIRLIESPHVPTVGVGEATIPSIVDMLEYLKIPLADFVVKTNASFKLGIKFCDWQTIGKDYWHPFGYVGSKIDGRPFYQHWLKHKMNGGDTEFTDFSPAIALSKQNRFFIPDPKQPSNLSSSTYALHFDATLVAQYLTNYCKNKKVQHSKGHVQQVNLNTDGQISHLIMEDGQRVDGDFFIDCSGQQSLLMGKAMRIGYENWQHYLPVNKAVAAQSEILSPLPSYTSSTAHEHGWRWQIPLQNRTGNGYVYCDQYCSDSAAKELLAKHVGEFITEPRVISFNTGKRKKMWHKNCLAIGLSSGFLEPLESTSIYLIMKAMLNFVQTIPSKKLYQAPINEFNRRMDHEYNCIRDFIILHYSETKRTDSEFWRMWQNLEIPDSLQTKLELFRSQGQLYHDTDDLFASDSWYSVLEGMGVRPSEYDPVIDSSDFAKIEKAFMSSKIALDNNAAKTLDHLSYLKRIKA, encoded by the coding sequence ATGTCAACTGAGCAACAAATACAAACATTTGTCATTGTTGGAGGCGGTACTGCAGGTTGGATTTCTGCATCAATACTTTCAAGAGCCTTAGCTCATCTTCCATGTACAATTCGTTTAATCGAATCACCCCATGTACCCACTGTTGGTGTAGGCGAAGCAACTATTCCTTCTATTGTTGATATGCTGGAATATTTAAAAATTCCTTTAGCAGATTTTGTCGTTAAAACTAACGCTAGTTTTAAATTAGGTATCAAATTCTGTGATTGGCAGACTATAGGCAAGGATTATTGGCATCCTTTTGGGTATGTCGGTAGTAAAATAGATGGACGACCGTTTTATCAACATTGGCTAAAACATAAAATGAACGGCGGTGATACAGAGTTCACTGACTTTTCTCCAGCGATTGCCTTATCCAAGCAAAATCGTTTTTTTATTCCCGATCCGAAACAACCCAGCAACTTATCATCGTCTACATACGCACTTCATTTTGATGCCACTTTGGTGGCACAATATTTAACTAATTACTGTAAAAATAAAAAAGTACAACACAGCAAAGGTCATGTTCAGCAGGTTAACCTAAATACTGACGGGCAGATTAGTCATCTTATTATGGAAGATGGACAACGAGTAGATGGAGACTTTTTTATTGACTGTAGTGGACAACAATCTTTATTGATGGGCAAAGCCATGCGTATCGGTTATGAAAACTGGCAGCACTATTTACCGGTAAATAAAGCCGTAGCTGCACAATCTGAAATATTAAGCCCACTGCCCTCTTATACTAGTTCAACGGCCCATGAGCATGGTTGGAGATGGCAAATTCCCTTACAAAATAGAACAGGCAATGGCTATGTATATTGTGATCAATATTGCTCTGATTCTGCAGCAAAAGAATTATTAGCCAAACATGTGGGCGAATTCATTACTGAACCTAGAGTGATTTCATTTAACACAGGTAAACGCAAAAAAATGTGGCATAAGAACTGTTTAGCGATTGGTTTATCGTCTGGATTTTTAGAGCCTCTTGAATCAACTAGTATTTATTTGATCATGAAAGCTATGTTGAATTTTGTGCAGACAATACCCAGCAAAAAACTATATCAAGCGCCGATCAACGAATTCAACCGAAGAATGGATCACGAATATAATTGTATTCGAGACTTTATTATATTGCATTACAGCGAAACCAAACGCACAGATTCTGAGTTTTGGCGTATGTGGCAAAATCTTGAGATCCCAGACTCTTTACAAACTAAGCTTGAATTATTTCGTTCTCAAGGTCAGTTATATCACGATACCGATGATTTATTTGCCTCAGATAGTTGGTACTCTGTACTGGAAGGAATGGGTGTACGCCCCTCAGAATACGATCCAGTGATTGACTCGTCAGACTTTGCAAAAATTGAAAAGGCATTCATGAGCTCAAAAATCGCGCTTGATAATAATGCCGCAAAAACCTTAGACCACTTATCCTACCTAAAGCGGATTAAGGCATAG